In Musa acuminata AAA Group cultivar baxijiao chromosome BXJ2-10, Cavendish_Baxijiao_AAA, whole genome shotgun sequence, a genomic segment contains:
- the LOC135624623 gene encoding ras-related protein RABA2a-like translates to MATRAEEEYDYLFKVVLIGDSGVGKSNILSRFTRNEFCLETKSTLGVEFATRTLQVEGRIIKAQIWDTAGQERYRAITSAYYRGALGAILVFDVTKPTTFENASRWLRELRDHADSNIVVLLIGNKTDLEHLRAVDSEEAQSFAEREGLSFLETSALEATNVEKAFRVILAEIYRVISKKNISSEAPAQGPAGGMREGKAITIAASDSSTSRQCCST, encoded by the exons ATGGCGACGAGGGCAGAGGAGGAGTACGATTACCTGTTCAAGGTGGTGTTGATCGGGGATTCTGGGGTGGGGAAGTCGAACATCCTGTCCCGCTTCACTCGCAACGAGTTCTGCCTCGAGACCAAATCCACCCTCGGCGTCGAATTCGCCACCCGTACTCTCCAA GTAGAAGGCCGAATAATAAAAGCACAGATTTGGGACACAGCAGGCCAAGAGCGATACCGAGCAATAACTAGCGCCTACTACCGGGGAGCTCTCGGAGCAATCCTAGTGTTCGATGTGACCAAGCCGACGACTTTTGAGAACGCAAGCCGGTGGCTCAGGGAGCTTCGTGACCATGCTGACTCCAACATCGTGGTTTTGCTTATTGGCAACAAGACCGACCTCGAGCACCTTCGagcggtggactcggaggaggccCAGAGCTTCGCCGAGAGAGAGGGGCTTTCGTTTCTTGAGACATCTGCCTTGGAGGCTACAAATGTGGAGAAGGCCTTCCGAGTTATCCTTGCTGAGATATATCGAGTCATCAGCAAGAAGAACATCTCTTCCGAGGCGCCTGCGCAAGGACCCGCAGGGGGTATGAGAGAAGGCAAGGCCATCACGATCGCAGCATCAGACTCCAGCACAAGCAGGCAATGTTGCTCAACGTAG
- the LOC104000791 gene encoding protein BYPASS1-LIKE-like produces MRPSSLLRTLSLKLISSKLSPSPVAPWPPVRTPFDRWIAAELDELRFPAFSRKTSAQWLSKALDLAVAALEMMARSEALAGPRLSAANRKLVEDYLEDVVDLLDACNGLRDRMEDIKEYTNLISTATHYLEGEHERGEGVIRRATAALAACEAMEKRCAELKKCGSSLRKLGERIAAHGAPSCDETSTSAAADELHEALSGSRAVALLVIAATGIALSFRTRRGLPVVHSSKTAPWGAKLHELQKEVKEVFDARRRGGLVVLDELDAAASSARSLRDAISRRDRKELRVIVDLARRKCRESEERTRPLGEKVDELYRQLISIRVSLLGKLTET; encoded by the coding sequence ATGAGGCCTTCTTCCCTTCTGCGCACCTTGTCACTTAAGTTGATCTCCTCCAAGCTCTCGCCCTCCCCTGTCGCTCCGTGGCCACCCGTTCGCACCCCCTTCGACCGATGGATCGCGGCGGAGCTCGACGAGCTCCGATTCCCCGCCTTCAGCAGGAAGACGAGCGCTCAGTGGCTGTCCAAGGCCTTGGACCTTGCGGTCGCAGCGCTAGAAATGATGGCCAGGTCTGAAGCACTCGCCGGCCCTCGTCTGAGTGCGGCCAACCGGAAGCTGGTCGAGGACTATCTCGAAGACGTGGTGGATTTGCTCGACGCGTGCAACGGCCTACGAGACAGGATGGAGGACATCAAGGAGTACACCAATTTGATCTCCACAGCCACGCATTACCTAGAAGGAGAGCACGAGCGAGGCGAGGGCGTAATCCGGCGAGCGACGGCGGCGCTAGCTGCATGCGAGGCGATGGAGAAGCGGTGCGCGGAGCTAAAGAAATGCGGCTCCAGCTTGCGCAAGCTGGGCGAGAGGATCGCTGCGCACGGTGCGCCGTCATGTGACGAAACGAGCACAAGTGCCGCCGCCGACGAGCTCCACGAGGCACTCAGCGGTTCTCGGGCTGTGGCGCTGCTGGTCATCGCCGCCACCGGCATCGCCCTTTCCTTCAGGACCCGAAGAGGGCTGCCCGTGGTTCACTCGAGCAAGACCGCGCCATGGGGAGCCAAGCTGCATGAGCTGCAGAAGGAAGTGAAGGAAGTGTTcgacgcgaggagaagaggtgggCTTGTGGTGTTGGATGAGTTAGATGCTGCGGCTTCTTCTGCTCGGAGTTTGCGGGATGCCATCTCGCGACGAGATCGGAAGGAGCTAAGAGTCATTGTGGATTTGGCCAGGAGGAAATGTAGGGAGTCGGAAGAGAGGACGAGGCCCCTCGGAGAGAAGGTTGATGAGCTCTACAGGCAATTAATCAGCATCAGAGTGTCATTACTGGGGAAGCTCACAGAAACCTAA
- the LOC104000790 gene encoding probable protein phosphatase 2C 77, translating to MVDPDKFRYSLCSRGRLLQVLRKYFSIVPCSSSPRRTFPAPAFSWKRVAELPVAANKRPNVSSDRKVHPVEDEITGLLVSGTDGGVVLISSECKQPDSVVEHASSLSKVGVKEEKVQENKEREETSDPPVMRVVESTLPKTRRRPARIVIPKPSADAAFSVVGGEQDGVRTESEAEGSAYCVVSRRGQRHRMEDGYGVIPNIHGDDKQAFFGVFDGHGGRAAVDFVSEKLGKNILTALEELQKEENQMELAIKEGFLTTDREFLSQGVSSGACAVTVLLKDGELHAANVGDCRVVISRKGVADALTDDHRAGREDERNRIENSGGYVTCRNGMWRVQDSLAVSRAIGDMNMKEWIISEPEIRKIHLTTDCESLILASDGLWDKVYFSTALLQMRLVLSSQIFSSSSLTHFHFLR from the exons ATGGTTGATCCAGATAAGTTCCGGTACTCCTTGTGTTCTCGTGGGCGCCTGCTCCAGGTGCTCAGGAAGTACTTCTCCATCGTTCCGTGCTCCAGTTCTCCTCGCCGCACCTTCCCGGCTCCAGCTTTCTCGTGGAAGAGGGTGGCCGAGCTGCCCGTTGCGGCCAACAAGAGGCCCAACGTGTCATCCGACCGTAAGGTACACCCCGTTGAGGATGAGATTACCGGGCTGTTGGTTTCCGGCACCGACGGTGGTGTCGTTTTGATCTCGAGTGAATGCAAACAACCAGATTCCGTAGTCGAACACGCCTCGTCTCTTTCCAAGGTGGGCGTGAAAGAAGAGAAGGTGCAGGAGAACAAAGAGCGTGAGGAGACGTCCGATCCCCCTGTGATGAGAGTTGTGGAGAGTACGCTaccgaagacgagaagaagacCGGCGAGGATTGTGATACCGAAGCCTTCGGCTGATGCAGCTTTTAGTGTTGTGGGTGGGGAGCAGGATGGGGTTCGAACGGAATCGGAAGCCGAGGGTAGTGCTTACTGCGTGGTCAGTCGGAGAGGACAGAGGCATAGGATGGAAGATGGGTATGGGGTCATACCCAACATCCATGGAGACGACAAGCAG GCCTTTTTCGGAGTGTTTGATGGACACGGTGGACGTGCAGCTGTGGACTTCGTCTCTGAGAAGCTCGGGAAGAACATTTTAACAGCTCTAGAAGAGCTACAGAAGGAAGAGAACCAAATGGAGCTGGCCATCAAAGAAGGCTTTTTGACCACGGACAGAGAATTCCTAAGTCAG GGTGTGAGCAGTGGAGCATGTGCAGTCACTGTGTTGCTAAAAGATGGGGAGCTGCATGCGGCCAATGTGGGCGACTGCAGGGTGGTCATTAGCAGGAAGGGAGTAGCAGATGCTCTCACCGATGACCACCGTGCCGGAAGAGAAGATGAGCGCAATCGTATCGAAAACTCT GGGGGCTATGTGACATGCCGAAATGGTATGTGGAGAGTGCAGGACTCGCTAGCTGTGTCAAGAGCAATTGGCGACATGAACATGAAGGAATGGATAATTTCCGAGCCAGAGATCAGGAAAATCCACCTCACTACGGATTGTGAATCCCTAATACTGGCCTCTGATGGGTTGTGGGACAAAGTATACTTTAGTACTGCTTTGCTGCAAATGCGTCTCGTACTTAGCAGTCAAATCTTCAGCAGTTCATCTCTAACTCATTTTCATTTTCTTAGGTGA
- the LOC135582829 gene encoding uncharacterized protein LOC135582829 isoform X2 has product MVATALHFGAIPTLITVNNLARVSKEGRRGPSTTPPSSAGPLFRSGWRISRAPATAPIIRAAAEVQTTEDALVKVSTAADVVREFYDGINRRDLSAVESLISEDCVYEDLVFPRPFVGRKAILDFFKKFTESVSADLQFVIDDISNEDSSAVGVTWHLEWRGRPFPFSKGCSFYSLQFREGKRQIVYGRDCVEPAAKPGDSALVIIQGVSWILQQFPQLADWL; this is encoded by the exons ATGGTCGCGACCGCGCTCCATTTCGGAGCCATTCCGACTCTAATTACCGTAAATAACCTAGCTAGGGTTTCCAAAGAGGGGCGAAGAGGACCCTCCACCACTCCTCCGTCTTCGGCCGGTCCCCTATTTCGATCGGGTTGGAGGATTTCGCGAGCCCCGGCGACGGCCCCGATCATACGGGCTGCTGCCGAGGTGCAGACCACCGAGGATGCTCTTGTGAAAGTCTCGACGGCGGCCGATGTGGTGAGGGAGTTCTACGACGGGATTAATCGCCGGGATCTTTCAGCCGTGGAGTCGCTGATCTCAGAGGATTGTGTCTACGAGGATCTGGTCTTTCCCCGACCTTTTGTTGGACGCAAG GCTATTCTCGACTTCTTCAAAAAGTTCACAGAATCGGTCAGTGCTGACCTTCAGTTTGTTATCGATGACATATCTAACGAAGATTCATCGGCTGTTGGAGTTACATGGCACTTGG AATGGCGGGGCAGGCCTTTCCCATTTAGCAAAGGGTGCAGCTTCTACAGTTTGCAGTTTCGGGAGGGCAAGAGACAGATAGT CTATGGGAGAGATTGTGTGGAGCCTGCTGCCAAGCCTGGGGATTCAGCATTG GTAATTATCCAGGGAGTATCATGGATACTTCAGCAATTTCCACAACTTGCTGATTGGCTCTGA
- the LOC104000753 gene encoding GTP-binding protein YPTM1 isoform X1: MSNEYDYLFKLLLIGDSSVGKSCLLLRFADDSYVDSYISTIGVDFKIRTVELDGKTVKLQIWDTAGQERFRTITSSYYRGAHGIIIVYDITEMESFDNIRQWLSEIDRYANDSVCKLLVGNKCDLVENRVVEMEKAKAFADSLCIPFIETSAKDSINVEKAFLTMCAEIKKSRMGNQHSAQRAPSTTVQMKGQPIQQKSSCCS, translated from the exons ATGAGTAATGAATA TGATTACCTCTTCAAGCTTCTCTTGATCGGAGACTCCTCCGTCGGGAAGTCCTGCCTCCTCCTCAGATTCGCG GATGATTCGTACGTTGATAGCTACATCAGCACCATTGGTGTTGATTTC AAAATTCGTACGGTGGAGCTGGATGGAAAAACAGTCAAGCTGCAAATT TGGGACACAGCAGGACAGGAGCGGTTCAGGACCATAACAAGCAGTTACTATCGTGGAGCGCATGGCATCATT ATTGTTTATGACATTACAGAGATGGAAAGTTTCGACAATATCAGGCAGTGGCTAAGTGAGATTGACAGATATGCTAACGACAGTGTGTGCAAGCTTCTTGTTGGAAACAAATGTGATTTAGTTGAGAACAGAGTTGTGGAAATGGAAAAGGCAAAG GCATTTGCAGATTCACTTTGTATTCCTTTTATTGAGACAAGTGCAAAGGATTCAATCAATGTGGAGAAGGCTTTCTTAACCATGTGTGCTGAAATAAAGAAAAG CAGAATGGGAAACCAACACAGTGCACAGAGAGCACCATCTACCACTGTCCAGATGAAAGGCCAACCTATTCAGCAGAAGAGCAGCTGTTGCAGTTAA
- the LOC104000753 gene encoding ras-related protein RABD1 isoform X2 — protein MSNEYDYLFKLLLIGDSSVGKSCLLLRFADDSYVDSYISTIGVDFKIRTVELDGKTVKLQIWDTAGQERFRTITSSYYRGAHGIIIVYDITEMESFDNIRQWLSEIDRYANDSVCKLLVGNKCDLVENRVVEMEKAKAFADSLCIPFIETSAKDSINVEKAFLTMCAEIKKRMGNQHSAQRAPSTTVQMKGQPIQQKSSCCS, from the exons ATGAGTAATGAATA TGATTACCTCTTCAAGCTTCTCTTGATCGGAGACTCCTCCGTCGGGAAGTCCTGCCTCCTCCTCAGATTCGCG GATGATTCGTACGTTGATAGCTACATCAGCACCATTGGTGTTGATTTC AAAATTCGTACGGTGGAGCTGGATGGAAAAACAGTCAAGCTGCAAATT TGGGACACAGCAGGACAGGAGCGGTTCAGGACCATAACAAGCAGTTACTATCGTGGAGCGCATGGCATCATT ATTGTTTATGACATTACAGAGATGGAAAGTTTCGACAATATCAGGCAGTGGCTAAGTGAGATTGACAGATATGCTAACGACAGTGTGTGCAAGCTTCTTGTTGGAAACAAATGTGATTTAGTTGAGAACAGAGTTGTGGAAATGGAAAAGGCAAAG GCATTTGCAGATTCACTTTGTATTCCTTTTATTGAGACAAGTGCAAAGGATTCAATCAATGTGGAGAAGGCTTTCTTAACCATGTGTGCTGAAATAAAGAAAAG AATGGGAAACCAACACAGTGCACAGAGAGCACCATCTACCACTGTCCAGATGAAAGGCCAACCTATTCAGCAGAAGAGCAGCTGTTGCAGTTAA
- the LOC135582829 gene encoding uncharacterized protein LOC135582829 isoform X1 has protein sequence MVATALHFGAIPTLITVNNLARVSKEGRRGPSTTPPSSAGPLFRSGWRISRAPATAPIIRAAAEVQTTEDALVKVSTAADVVREFYDGINRRDLSAVESLISEDCVYEDLVFPRPFVGRKAILDFFKKFTESVSADLQFVIDDISNEDSSAVGVTWHLEWRGRPFPFSKGCSFYSLQFREGKRQIVYGRDCVEPAAKPGDSALVFMVQMKQKKGGLLPVVLASHQNMF, from the exons ATGGTCGCGACCGCGCTCCATTTCGGAGCCATTCCGACTCTAATTACCGTAAATAACCTAGCTAGGGTTTCCAAAGAGGGGCGAAGAGGACCCTCCACCACTCCTCCGTCTTCGGCCGGTCCCCTATTTCGATCGGGTTGGAGGATTTCGCGAGCCCCGGCGACGGCCCCGATCATACGGGCTGCTGCCGAGGTGCAGACCACCGAGGATGCTCTTGTGAAAGTCTCGACGGCGGCCGATGTGGTGAGGGAGTTCTACGACGGGATTAATCGCCGGGATCTTTCAGCCGTGGAGTCGCTGATCTCAGAGGATTGTGTCTACGAGGATCTGGTCTTTCCCCGACCTTTTGTTGGACGCAAG GCTATTCTCGACTTCTTCAAAAAGTTCACAGAATCGGTCAGTGCTGACCTTCAGTTTGTTATCGATGACATATCTAACGAAGATTCATCGGCTGTTGGAGTTACATGGCACTTGG AATGGCGGGGCAGGCCTTTCCCATTTAGCAAAGGGTGCAGCTTCTACAGTTTGCAGTTTCGGGAGGGCAAGAGACAGATAGT CTATGGGAGAGATTGTGTGGAGCCTGCTGCCAAGCCTGGGGATTCAGCATTG GTTTTCATGGTCCAGATGAAACAAAAGAAAGGAGGTCTGTTGCCAGTTGTGCTGGCCAGCCACCAAAATATGTTCTAA